In one Alphaproteobacteria bacterium genomic region, the following are encoded:
- a CDS encoding efflux RND transporter permease subunit, producing MSPIDAALNRSRTVLGTLAFILIAGALAYITIPKEADPDINIPIIYVSMHHDGISPEDAERLLVRPMEQELRGIEGVKEMRSTAYEGGANVLMEFEAGFDADSALDDVREKVDLVRPDLPEDTDDPTVNEVNFSLFPVLVVTLAGDVPERTLLRIARDLQDRLEGIGTVLEVNITGDRDEVVEVLVDPVLVESYGLEPEALLTRIGNSNRLVAAGALDTGSGRFAIKVPGLFEDVNDILDLPLINNGDAVVRIRDIAEVRRGFKDPVNYARLGGKPALALEVVKRSGENIIETIEAVRAIVETEKQYWPTGVEVGYSNDKSEDIRTMLTDLQNNVLSAILLVMIVVVAALGLRGGLLVGVAIPGSFLAGVMVLSVLGLTVNVVVLFALILAVGMLVDGAIVVTEYADRKLSEGVDKKQAYGLAAKRMAWPIIASTATTLAAFLPLLFWPGVVGEFMKFLPITLIATLSASLAMALIFIPTLGANLAAVTRIILTVALTVALGGMGFGMAGEFGLTEMGPVFALPAAIIGLVLGVWLGGIAGRLLERHEVDNANARALAAPSGKDDGVDATMDPNSVRGVTGIYVKTLSLALRAPWLVLLLAAGTLVGTIMAYGTIGKGVEFFPEIEPKLMIVNVHGRGNLSVDEKDTLTAEVEREILAIGDETGEFQSIYTSSGNFEVRDDEAEDIIGKITIEFVEWSQRRPAAEIKAEIRERTAHLAGIVIEIRQEEQGPPTGKPVHLQMSARNPAVLDEAVEIARAHFDGMDGLIDIEDSNPIPGIQWEYSVDRAQASKFGANVAVLGSFIELVTNGLKMSDYRPDDSDEEIDIPARFPEQYRSIDQLDRLRVNTDQGRVPAGNFVTRTAKQNTGILRRVDGSRIAFVKADVEEGLLPNDFVNDLRSWLETNPLPEGVTVEFKGEDQEQQEAQQFLMKAFAIALFLMAIILVTQFNSFFSAFLILFAVIMSTVGVLIGLMVIQEPFGIVMSGIGVIALAGIVVNNNIVLIDTFDRLKKSSATARDAILRTGAQRLRPVMLTTVTTILGLLPMVLQTNIDFVTREVSQGAPSTQWWVQLATAIVFGLAFATLLTLLVTPCWLQLRADISNALARRRGRRKGSIAEASPAE from the coding sequence GTGAGTCCGATCGATGCCGCCCTGAACCGGTCGCGAACGGTTCTTGGAACACTCGCCTTTATCCTTATTGCCGGGGCCCTGGCCTACATCACGATCCCCAAGGAGGCCGATCCGGACATCAACATCCCGATCATTTATGTCTCCATGCATCATGACGGCATTTCGCCGGAGGACGCCGAACGCCTGCTGGTCCGACCGATGGAACAAGAGTTGCGCGGCATCGAGGGCGTGAAGGAGATGCGCTCCACCGCCTATGAGGGCGGCGCCAACGTGCTGATGGAGTTCGAGGCCGGATTCGATGCCGACAGCGCCCTGGACGATGTCCGGGAGAAGGTCGATCTGGTCCGTCCCGACTTGCCGGAGGACACGGACGACCCGACCGTCAATGAAGTGAATTTCAGCCTCTTCCCGGTCCTTGTGGTCACGTTGGCCGGCGACGTGCCGGAGCGGACCCTGCTGCGCATCGCCCGCGACCTTCAGGACCGGCTCGAAGGCATCGGCACTGTACTGGAAGTCAACATCACCGGCGACCGCGATGAAGTTGTCGAGGTGCTGGTCGACCCGGTCCTGGTCGAAAGTTACGGCCTGGAACCGGAAGCGCTACTGACCCGGATCGGCAACTCCAACCGGCTGGTCGCAGCCGGCGCGCTGGACACCGGCAGCGGCCGCTTTGCCATCAAGGTTCCGGGCCTGTTCGAGGATGTGAACGACATTCTGGACCTGCCGCTGATCAACAACGGCGACGCCGTCGTGCGCATCCGTGATATCGCGGAGGTCCGGCGCGGGTTCAAGGACCCGGTCAATTACGCGCGCCTGGGCGGCAAGCCGGCGCTGGCCCTGGAAGTCGTCAAGCGCAGCGGCGAAAACATCATCGAGACGATTGAGGCGGTCCGGGCCATCGTGGAGACCGAGAAGCAATACTGGCCCACCGGGGTCGAGGTCGGATATTCGAACGACAAGTCCGAAGACATCCGAACCATGCTGACCGACCTGCAGAACAACGTCCTGTCGGCGATCCTGCTGGTCATGATCGTTGTCGTCGCGGCACTGGGTCTGCGCGGTGGGTTGCTGGTCGGTGTGGCGATCCCCGGATCCTTCCTGGCCGGCGTCATGGTCCTGTCGGTTCTGGGCCTGACCGTGAATGTGGTCGTCCTGTTTGCGCTGATCCTGGCGGTCGGCATGCTGGTCGACGGCGCCATCGTCGTCACCGAATATGCCGATCGGAAGCTCTCGGAAGGCGTGGACAAGAAGCAGGCATACGGGCTGGCAGCAAAGCGGATGGCCTGGCCGATCATCGCGTCCACCGCGACGACGCTTGCCGCGTTCCTGCCGCTTCTGTTCTGGCCCGGCGTCGTCGGCGAGTTCATGAAGTTTCTGCCGATCACCCTGATCGCAACGCTGTCCGCGTCGCTGGCCATGGCGCTGATCTTCATTCCGACGCTGGGCGCAAACCTGGCGGCGGTAACCCGGATCATCCTGACCGTTGCCCTGACCGTCGCTCTGGGCGGCATGGGGTTCGGCATGGCCGGGGAGTTCGGCCTTACCGAGATGGGCCCCGTCTTCGCCCTGCCCGCCGCCATCATCGGTCTGGTCCTCGGTGTTTGGCTGGGCGGCATTGCCGGACGCCTGCTGGAGCGGCACGAAGTGGACAACGCCAATGCCCGCGCCCTGGCAGCCCCTTCCGGCAAGGATGACGGCGTCGACGCGACCATGGACCCGAATTCGGTCCGCGGCGTGACGGGAATCTACGTAAAGACCCTGTCCCTGGCGCTGCGGGCGCCTTGGCTTGTTCTGTTGCTGGCGGCCGGCACCCTGGTTGGCACCATCATGGCCTATGGCACCATCGGCAAGGGCGTCGAGTTCTTCCCCGAGATCGAACCCAAGCTGATGATCGTCAACGTCCACGGCCGCGGCAATCTGTCGGTCGACGAGAAGGACACGCTGACCGCCGAGGTGGAGCGCGAAATCCTGGCCATCGGTGACGAGACCGGCGAATTCCAGTCGATCTACACCTCCAGCGGCAATTTCGAGGTGCGCGACGACGAGGCCGAAGACATCATCGGCAAGATCACGATCGAGTTCGTCGAATGGAGCCAGCGCCGCCCCGCCGCCGAGATCAAGGCGGAAATTCGCGAACGCACCGCCCATCTGGCGGGAATCGTCATTGAGATCCGGCAGGAGGAACAGGGCCCGCCGACCGGTAAGCCGGTGCACCTGCAGATGAGCGCTAGAAACCCCGCGGTTCTGGACGAAGCGGTTGAGATCGCCCGCGCACATTTCGACGGCATGGACGGCCTGATCGACATCGAGGATTCGAACCCGATCCCAGGCATTCAATGGGAATACAGCGTCGACCGCGCGCAGGCCTCCAAGTTCGGTGCCAATGTCGCCGTCCTGGGCAGCTTTATCGAACTGGTCACCAACGGTCTGAAGATGTCCGACTACCGGCCGGACGATTCGGATGAGGAGATCGATATCCCGGCCCGATTCCCCGAGCAGTACCGGTCAATCGACCAGTTGGACCGGCTGCGGGTCAACACGGACCAGGGGCGCGTTCCGGCCGGCAACTTTGTCACCCGTACTGCCAAGCAGAATACCGGTATCCTGCGCCGGGTCGACGGGTCCCGCATCGCCTTCGTGAAGGCGGATGTCGAAGAGGGACTGCTGCCGAACGATTTCGTCAATGACCTGCGCAGTTGGCTGGAAACCAATCCACTGCCGGAAGGTGTGACGGTTGAATTCAAGGGCGAAGACCAGGAACAGCAGGAAGCCCAGCAGTTCCTCATGAAAGCCTTCGCCATTGCGCTGTTCCTGATGGCGATCATCCTCGTGACACAGTTCAACAGCTTCTTCTCCGCGTTCCTGATCCTGTTCGCGGTGATCATGTCGACCGTGGGCGTGCTGATCGGCCTGATGGTCATCCAGGAACCCTTCGGAATCGTGATGAGCGGCATCGGGGTAATCGCGCTGGCGGGGATCGTGGTGAACAACAACATCGTCCTGATCGACACATTCGACCGGCTGAAGAAATCATCGGCCACGGCGCGGGACGCGATCCTGCGAACAGGGGCACAGCGCCTGCGGCCGGTGATGCTGACCACGGTGACGACGATCCTCGGCCTGCTGCCGATGGTGCTTCAGACCAATATCGACTTTGTCACCCGCGAGGTATCGCAAGGCGCCCCATCGACGCAATGGTGGGTGCAACTGGCCACAGCGATCGTCTTCGGTCTCGCCTTTGCGACGCTGCTGACCCTGCTGGTCACGCCGTGCTGGCTGCAGTTGCGGGCCGACATTTCCAATGCGCTGGCCCGCCGACGCGGCAGACGCAAGGGGTCGATTGCCGAAGCCAGCCCTGCCGAATAG
- the pcaC gene encoding 4-carboxymuconolactone decarboxylase — translation MDKELFEKGLEIRKAVVGEDYVNKSLENANSFNMPFQELVTGYCWGHVWGRPGLSRHTRSMLNIAMLCALNRPHELKIHLRGAVNNGVSPAEMQEILLQVAIYCGVPAALEGFKIATEVLEEMGVDIPKE, via the coding sequence ATGGACAAGGAACTGTTTGAAAAGGGGCTGGAGATCCGCAAGGCGGTGGTTGGCGAGGATTACGTCAACAAGTCGCTGGAGAACGCCAACTCCTTCAACATGCCGTTTCAGGAACTGGTGACCGGCTATTGCTGGGGGCATGTCTGGGGCCGTCCGGGCCTGTCCCGGCACACGCGGTCCATGCTGAACATCGCCATGCTGTGCGCGCTGAACCGGCCGCATGAGCTGAAAATTCACCTGCGTGGCGCGGTGAACAATGGGGTCAGCCCGGCGGAGATGCAGGAGATTCTGCTGCAGGTCGCGATCTATTGCGGCGTACCGGCAGCCCTGGAAGGCTTCAAGATCGCCACCGAAGTGCTGGAAGAAATGGGTGTCGACATCCCCAAGGAATGA
- the grxC gene encoding glutaredoxin 3: MAVVEIYTRPMCGFCYRAKKLLDSKGISYSEYDIWAEDGRKAEMEKRSKGAQTVPQVFIDDKLVGGCDDLMAAEADGSLDKMLGEAA, translated from the coding sequence ATGGCCGTTGTTGAGATTTACACCCGCCCGATGTGCGGTTTCTGCTACCGCGCGAAGAAGCTGCTGGACAGCAAGGGCATCAGTTACTCCGAATACGACATCTGGGCAGAGGATGGCCGCAAGGCCGAGATGGAGAAGCGCAGCAAAGGGGCGCAGACCGTCCCGCAGGTCTTCATCGACGACAAGCTTGTCGGGGGTTGCGACGATCTGATGGCGGCCGAGGCCGACGGCAGCCTGGATAAGATGCTGGGCGAAGCCGCCTAG
- a CDS encoding carbon-nitrogen hydrolase family protein: MTNTLKVGLVQMTSTTSVDRNIEISSAMIRDAAARGAELVALPEVVNLMQVNRDESRKVAALESDDPSLAAYRTLAKELGIWLHAGSLMIRLSDDARFANRGFLIGPDGEIRGRYDKIHMFDVNLANGESYRESNGFRPGDHATLVDTPWGGYGMAVCYDVRFPHLFRDLAKAGARILAVPAAFTRTTGQAHWHTLLRARAIENGCFVIAPAQCGDHEDGRKTFGHALVIDPWGEILADGGPEPGVVLAEIDLDRVDEVRAMVPSLTNDLPYDKPSPTGLDAAAE, encoded by the coding sequence ATGACGAACACGCTGAAGGTCGGACTGGTACAGATGACGTCGACCACATCGGTCGATCGCAACATCGAAATCTCCAGCGCCATGATCCGTGACGCCGCGGCCAGGGGCGCCGAACTGGTGGCCCTGCCGGAGGTGGTGAACCTGATGCAGGTGAACCGCGACGAATCCCGGAAGGTCGCGGCGCTGGAATCCGACGACCCCTCCCTTGCAGCCTATCGCACCCTGGCGAAGGAACTCGGTATCTGGCTGCATGCCGGGTCGCTGATGATCCGACTGTCCGACGACGCGCGTTTCGCCAATCGCGGTTTTCTGATCGGGCCCGACGGCGAGATTCGCGGCCGCTATGACAAGATCCACATGTTCGACGTCAATCTGGCGAATGGCGAAAGCTACCGCGAGAGCAACGGCTTCCGACCGGGCGATCACGCCACCCTCGTCGACACGCCCTGGGGCGGATATGGCATGGCGGTCTGCTACGATGTGCGGTTCCCGCATCTGTTTCGCGACCTCGCCAAGGCTGGCGCTCGTATCCTGGCGGTGCCGGCGGCCTTTACCCGCACGACCGGCCAGGCGCATTGGCACACGCTGTTGCGCGCCCGCGCCATCGAGAACGGCTGCTTTGTCATCGCGCCGGCGCAATGCGGCGACCATGAAGACGGCCGCAAGACCTTCGGCCATGCGCTGGTCATCGACCCCTGGGGCGAAATCCTGGCCGACGGCGGCCCGGAACCGGGTGTCGTGCTGGCGGAAATCGACCTCGACCGGGTCGACGAGGTCCGCGCCATGGTTCCGTCGCTGACCAACGACCTGCCCTATGACAAACCGAGCCCGACCGGCCTGGACGCCGCGGCCGAGTGA
- a CDS encoding formate--tetrahydrofolate ligase: MSKSDIEIAREAKMLPITEVGAKLGIPAEQLMQYGPNKAKMSFAYLDSLKGKPDGKLILVTAISPTPAGEGKTTTTVGLGDGLNRIGKKAMICLREPSLGPCFGVKGGAAGGGYAQVVPMEDINLHFTGDFHAITSAHNLLSALIDNHIYWGNELGFDERRVAWRRVMDMNDRALRDTVVSLGGVANGFPRQTGFDITVASEVMAIFCLADGLKDLQERLGRIVVGYTRDRKPILARDLQAEGPMTVLLKDALMPNLVQTLENNPAFIHGGPFANIAHGCNSVSATKSALKVADYVVTEAGFGADLGAEKFFDIKCRKAGLSPEAVVIVATVRALKMHGGVPKDQLGEENVEAVKKGLANLGRHIRNVGKFGVPAVVGINRFIKDSEAELQAIQEFTKTLGVEAVVCEHWGKGSEGTEELANKVVGLIDGGHAQFRPLYDDDMPLFEKINTVCREIYGAEEAIADKKVRDQLHQWEEEGYGNLPVCMAKTQYSFSTDPNLRGAPSGHVVPVREVRLSAGAGFIVAICGEIMTMPGLPRKPAANSIKLDDAGLIQGLF, translated from the coding sequence ATGAGCAAGTCCGATATTGAAATCGCCCGCGAAGCGAAGATGCTGCCGATCACCGAGGTCGGCGCGAAGCTGGGCATTCCGGCTGAGCAGCTGATGCAGTACGGCCCGAACAAGGCCAAGATGAGCTTCGCCTATCTGGACTCGCTGAAGGGCAAGCCGGACGGCAAGCTGATCCTTGTCACCGCGATCTCGCCGACCCCGGCGGGCGAAGGCAAAACCACCACCACGGTCGGCCTGGGTGACGGCCTGAACCGCATCGGCAAGAAGGCCATGATCTGCCTGCGCGAACCGTCGCTCGGTCCGTGCTTCGGTGTGAAGGGCGGCGCAGCCGGCGGCGGCTATGCCCAGGTTGTCCCGATGGAGGACATCAACCTGCACTTTACCGGCGACTTCCACGCCATCACCTCCGCCCATAACCTGCTTTCGGCGCTGATCGACAACCATATCTACTGGGGCAACGAGCTGGGCTTCGACGAGCGCCGCGTGGCCTGGCGTCGCGTCATGGACATGAACGACCGCGCCCTGCGCGACACGGTCGTCTCGCTGGGCGGCGTTGCCAACGGCTTCCCGCGTCAGACCGGCTTCGACATCACCGTCGCCTCGGAAGTCATGGCGATCTTCTGCCTGGCCGACGGCCTGAAGGATCTTCAGGAGCGCCTGGGCCGCATCGTCGTCGGTTATACCCGCGACCGGAAGCCGATCCTGGCCCGCGACCTGCAGGCGGAGGGCCCGATGACGGTCCTGCTGAAGGACGCACTGATGCCGAACCTGGTGCAGACGCTGGAAAACAACCCGGCCTTCATCCATGGCGGCCCCTTCGCCAACATCGCCCATGGCTGCAACTCGGTCTCCGCCACCAAATCGGCCCTCAAGGTCGCCGATTATGTCGTGACCGAAGCCGGATTCGGTGCCGATCTGGGCGCCGAGAAATTCTTCGACATCAAATGCCGCAAGGCCGGCCTGTCGCCGGAAGCGGTGGTCATCGTCGCCACGGTTCGCGCCCTGAAGATGCATGGCGGCGTGCCGAAGGATCAGCTGGGCGAAGAGAATGTCGAGGCCGTGAAGAAGGGTCTCGCCAATCTTGGCCGGCACATTCGCAATGTCGGCAAGTTCGGTGTCCCGGCGGTGGTCGGCATCAACCGCTTCATCAAGGACAGCGAGGCCGAACTGCAGGCGATCCAGGAATTCACCAAGACGCTGGGCGTCGAAGCGGTGGTCTGCGAGCACTGGGGCAAGGGCTCCGAAGGCACCGAGGAACTGGCCAACAAGGTGGTCGGCCTGATCGACGGCGGTCACGCCCAGTTCCGTCCGCTCTATGACGACGACATGCCGCTGTTCGAGAAGATCAATACCGTCTGCCGCGAAATCTACGGCGCGGAGGAAGCCATCGCGGACAAGAAGGTTCGCGATCAGCTGCATCAGTGGGAAGAGGAAGGCTACGGCAACCTGCCGGTCTGCATGGCAAAGACGCAGTACAGCTTCTCCACCGACCCGAATCTGCGGGGCGCCCCGTCGGGCCATGTCGTTCCGGTCCGCGAAGTACGCCTGTCGGCCGGGGCCGGCTTCATCGTCGCGATCTGCGGCGAGATCATGACCATGCCGGGCCTGCCGCGGAAACCCGCCGCGAACTCGATCAAGCTGGACGATGCCGGCCTGATCCAGGGCCTGTTCTGA
- a CDS encoding DMT family transporter, whose product MSTDSERRRANLRGMGWMFLSGLCFSAMHASIRHVGETIHPFEIAFFRNLFGFAALTPLFLRYGLAPLKARRPGLLGLRAVINLFAMLAYFTALTLTPLADVAALGFTAPIFATGLAALILKEVVGWRRGTAIAVGFMGAMIVIRPGFSTVELGHVLVLGSALLWACAMLVIKRASQYDSSLTITLYMGLMMTPLSLPFALTVWTWPQGGEWLWLIVIGALGGAAQWALTEALRQGETAVVMPVDFFKLIWAAVLGFVFFQQQPGLFTFLGGAVIFSAATYIALRESRLRRPPPPPAARSTPG is encoded by the coding sequence GTGTCGACGGATAGTGAGAGGCGCAGGGCCAATCTGCGCGGCATGGGGTGGATGTTTCTGTCCGGCCTGTGCTTTTCGGCGATGCATGCGTCGATCCGGCATGTCGGTGAGACGATTCATCCGTTCGAGATCGCTTTCTTTCGCAATCTGTTCGGCTTCGCGGCGCTGACGCCGTTGTTCCTGCGCTATGGACTGGCGCCGCTGAAGGCAAGGCGGCCGGGGCTATTGGGGCTGCGCGCGGTCATCAATCTGTTTGCCATGCTGGCCTATTTCACGGCGCTGACCCTGACGCCGTTGGCCGATGTCGCCGCCCTGGGCTTTACCGCGCCGATTTTCGCAACCGGTCTGGCGGCGCTGATCCTCAAGGAGGTGGTGGGCTGGCGTCGGGGAACGGCGATTGCCGTCGGCTTCATGGGGGCGATGATCGTCATCCGGCCGGGTTTCTCGACCGTCGAGCTGGGCCATGTTCTGGTGTTGGGATCGGCGCTGCTCTGGGCCTGCGCCATGCTGGTGATCAAGCGGGCGTCGCAATATGACAGCTCGTTGACCATTACCCTCTATATGGGATTGATGATGACGCCCCTGTCGCTGCCTTTCGCCCTGACGGTCTGGACCTGGCCACAGGGCGGGGAGTGGCTTTGGCTGATCGTCATCGGTGCGCTGGGCGGTGCCGCGCAATGGGCACTGACCGAGGCGCTGCGCCAGGGCGAGACGGCGGTCGTCATGCCGGTCGATTTCTTCAAGCTGATCTGGGCCGCCGTGCTGGGCTTCGTCTTCTTTCAGCAGCAGCCGGGCCTGTTCACCTTCCTGGGCGGCGCGGTGATCTTTTCCGCCGCCACCTATATCGCCCTGCGCGAATCCCGCCTGCGCCGGCCGCCGCCGCCCCCTGCCGCGCGCAGCACGCCGGGCTGA
- a CDS encoding NAD(P)/FAD-dependent oxidoreductase, with amino-acid sequence MSKSVDWDLIVVGAGAAGIGAGLTARAAGLKVQILEAADRIGGRAHTVRDHGIAYDLGCHFLHCASRNPFSLAALARGEILTMHHTHDSFPPTLYRDGALQNEETRAACARYYGECHDRALAAERDVSVEDVIDSTSPFHDFYVGWSGAMVGVPPDRVSTEDLKEYSETEEDWPVRDGYGALICSFAEGLPIRTGCKVTAIDRSGKDVRVETVDGTLTARSVVVTVSPEVLRSGSIRFTPDLPESVRAALDDVRLGFAERVALFTNGPVMDPPVIAHVMPRAGHMIGINFHEFGQNTIGGYLAGDLAADLAREGGRAALIDYTLQAAVEILGSDMKRRILGSVSSCWSTDPNILGGYSAALPGRFSARAALRAPFDDRLILAGEACSPDYFSTAHGAYISGTEAVSRMLQGGLRAA; translated from the coding sequence GTGTCGAAAAGCGTGGATTGGGATCTGATCGTCGTGGGTGCCGGGGCGGCGGGAATTGGCGCCGGGCTGACCGCGCGGGCGGCCGGTCTGAAGGTGCAGATCCTGGAGGCTGCGGACCGGATCGGCGGCCGGGCGCATACCGTCCGGGATCATGGCATCGCCTACGATCTGGGCTGCCATTTCCTGCACTGCGCGTCACGCAACCCGTTTTCGTTGGCCGCCCTGGCTCGGGGTGAGATCTTGACGATGCATCACACCCACGACAGCTTTCCGCCCACGCTGTATCGTGACGGTGCCCTTCAGAACGAGGAAACCCGCGCCGCCTGTGCCCGGTATTACGGTGAATGCCATGACCGAGCCCTGGCGGCGGAGAGGGATGTTTCCGTCGAGGATGTGATCGACAGCACTTCGCCCTTTCATGACTTCTATGTCGGATGGTCCGGGGCGATGGTCGGCGTCCCGCCCGATCGCGTCTCGACGGAGGATCTCAAGGAATACTCCGAGACGGAAGAGGACTGGCCGGTTCGGGATGGATACGGCGCCCTGATCTGCAGTTTCGCAGAGGGCTTGCCCATTCGCACGGGCTGCAAGGTGACGGCGATCGATCGCAGCGGCAAGGACGTGCGGGTGGAAACGGTGGATGGCACCCTGACGGCGCGGTCCGTGGTGGTGACCGTCTCTCCGGAGGTGCTGCGATCCGGGTCGATCCGCTTCACGCCGGACCTGCCGGAATCGGTGCGTGCGGCGCTGGACGATGTGCGCCTGGGCTTCGCGGAGCGGGTGGCGCTGTTCACCAACGGCCCGGTCATGGATCCGCCGGTGATTGCCCATGTCATGCCCCGGGCGGGGCATATGATCGGAATCAACTTCCATGAATTCGGCCAGAACACGATCGGTGGCTATCTGGCCGGGGACCTAGCGGCAGACCTTGCCCGGGAGGGAGGGCGCGCGGCGCTGATCGACTATACCCTGCAGGCCGCGGTGGAAATCCTGGGCAGCGATATGAAGCGCAGGATCCTCGGCAGCGTGTCGAGCTGCTGGTCGACCGATCCCAACATCCTGGGCGGCTATTCGGCCGCTCTGCCGGGACGATTCAGCGCAAGAGCCGCCCTGCGCGCGCCCTTCGACGACCGCCTGATCCTCGCCGGTGAGGCCTGCTCCCCCGACTATTTCAGCACCGCCCACGGCGCCTATATCTCGGGCACGGAGGCGGTGTCCCGCATGCTGCAGGGCGGGTTGCGGGCAGCGTAG
- the arsC gene encoding arsenate reductase (glutaredoxin) (This arsenate reductase requires both glutathione and glutaredoxin to convert arsenate to arsenite, after which the efflux transporter formed by ArsA and ArsB can extrude the arsenite from the cell, providing resistance.), with amino-acid sequence MSVSIYHNPRCSKSRQTLGLLQEKGIEPEIVLYLETPPDAATIRALVARLGLASARDLMRRGETVYKELGLKDVTDEDALIQAMADNPILIERPIVLNGDKARIGRPPEGVLEIV; translated from the coding sequence ATGTCCGTCTCGATCTATCACAATCCGCGCTGCTCCAAATCGCGCCAGACGCTCGGCCTGCTGCAGGAAAAGGGCATCGAGCCGGAAATCGTGCTTTATCTGGAAACCCCGCCCGACGCCGCCACGATCCGCGCCCTGGTCGCCCGGCTCGGCCTCGCCAGCGCCCGCGACCTGATGCGCCGGGGCGAGACGGTCTACAAGGAGCTGGGCCTGAAGGACGTCACCGATGAGGACGCCCTGATCCAGGCCATGGCCGACAACCCGATCCTGATCGAACGCCCCATCGTCCTGAACGGCGACAAGGCCAGGATCGGCCGCCCGCCGGAAGGGGTGCTGGAGATCGTTTGA